One segment of Thermodesulfovibrio sp. 3907-1M DNA contains the following:
- the rplS gene encoding 50S ribosomal protein L19: protein MNQLIIRAIEERFKKTDIPDFKPGDTVKVHVKVKEGDKERIQVFEGVVIARRGGGLRESFTVRKISFGVGVERVFPLHSPIIDKIEIVRKGDVRRAKLYYLRTKKGKEAKVKEKTDYQKA, encoded by the coding sequence GAGGAGAGATTTAAGAAGACCGATATCCCTGATTTTAAACCAGGAGATACTGTGAAGGTTCATGTAAAGGTAAAAGAGGGAGACAAAGAAAGAATTCAGGTTTTTGAAGGCGTTGTTATTGCCCGTAGAGGCGGAGGATTAAGAGAGAGCTTTACAGTAAGAAAAATCTCCTTTGGAGTTGGCGTTGAGCGTGTGTTTCCACTTCATAGCCCAATAATTGACAAAATTGAGATTGTAAGAAAAGGTGACGTTAGAAGGGCTAAACTTTATTACCTGAGAACAAAGAAAGGTAAAGAGGCAAAGGTTAAAGAAAAGACAGACTATCAAAAGGCATGA
- a CDS encoding ribonuclease HII, producing MNLFAFDEAVLAQGYSSIAGIDEAGRGCLAGPVVAACVSFRDNVFIEGIKDSKELTPEQRESLFEKIISNAFVGVGVIDVELIDRLNIVEATRLAMTLAYKNLGRKVELLLIDAVSLPDLKIPQKAIIKGDKKSASIASASIVAKVTRDRIMKEYHKKYCQYGFDRHKGYATKEHLKALKKFGPCPIHRKSFSPVRELMLF from the coding sequence ATGAACCTCTTTGCCTTTGATGAGGCAGTTCTTGCTCAGGGATATAGCAGCATTGCAGGTATAGACGAAGCTGGAAGAGGATGCCTCGCAGGTCCTGTGGTTGCAGCCTGTGTGAGTTTCAGAGATAATGTTTTTATTGAAGGAATAAAGGATTCAAAAGAATTAACCCCTGAGCAAAGAGAAAGTCTTTTTGAGAAAATAATCAGCAATGCCTTTGTGGGAGTGGGAGTTATTGATGTAGAGCTTATTGATAGATTAAATATAGTTGAAGCCACCCGTCTTGCAATGACCCTTGCTTATAAAAATCTCGGCAGAAAAGTAGAACTCTTACTGATAGATGCTGTTTCTCTGCCAGATTTAAAAATCCCGCAGAAAGCAATCATAAAGGGAGACAAGAAGAGTGCCTCAATTGCCTCTGCAAGCATTGTAGCCAAAGTAACAAGAGACAGAATAATGAAAGAATATCATAAAAAATACTGTCAGTATGGTTTTGACAGACACAAAGGATATGCCACAAAGGAACATCTCAAAGCTTTAAAAAAATTCGGACCCTGTCCCATTCACAGAAAAAGCTTTTCTCCAGTAAGAGAATTAATGTTATTCTAA